The following are from one region of the Salvia hispanica cultivar TCC Black 2014 chromosome 1, UniMelb_Shisp_WGS_1.0, whole genome shotgun sequence genome:
- the LOC125202468 gene encoding uncharacterized protein LOC125202468 produces METPSMKTEESSMQKRAKQDRYALFDITNDSPIVGLAMGSLKTPSSGLSKTRVSNKGRFTRTPGSGEALLRGQVKSLLQKVEEEAMIALEKRPFFNLDAPTPANTPQLFNLDGDCDFLPQMRNGAVDEEKHESVISRSLFLDFICGDMP; encoded by the exons ATGGAAACCCCATCAA TGAAAACTGAAGAATCATCGATGCAGAAAAGGGCCAAGCAAGATCGGTATGCCCTATTCGATATAACCAACGATTCCCCAATCGTAGGGCTTGCAATGGGTAGTCTGAAAACCCCGTCTTCGGGTTTATCGAAGACGAGAGTGAGCAATAAAGGGCGGTTCACCCGAACCCCGGGCTCGGGTGAAGCCCTCTTGAGAGGCCAGGTGAAGAGCCTTCTCCAGAAGGTCGAGGAAGAGGCGATGATCGCCCTCGAAAAACGGCCTTTCTTCAATCTTGATGCACCAACTCCTGCAAACACACCTCAATTGTTCAATCTTGATGGTGATTGTGATTTCCTCCCACAG ATGAGGAATGGTGCAGTTGATGAGGAGAAGCATGAGAGCGTGATCAGTAGGTCTCTGTTTCTTGATTTCATCTGTGGTGACATGCCATGA
- the LOC125204624 gene encoding protein WUSCHEL, producing MEQQQVGGNEDQGGGGGKATTTSFLCRQSSTRWTPTTDQIRILKDLYYNNGVRSPTAEQIQRISAKLRQYGKIEGKNVFYWFQNHKARERQKKRFTADIPMHRPTSSADHHIYGKFPNINPGNFASSSASSAGGNLLNVGGYGYGSVAMEKSFRECSITPNANVGGQNFAWIGVDPYSSPYPFLERKRSINDQTLETAEEDEEEAPEIETLPLFPMHGDIKQDFNGWHHRGDDAMAAGSRTSLELSLNSYAAGFPH from the exons ATGGAACAGCAGCAGGTGGGAGGAAACGAAGATcaaggtggtggtggtggcaaAGCTACGACGACGAGCTTCCTCTGCAGGCAGAGCAGCACGAGGTGGACTCCGACAACGGACCAGATCAGAATCTTGAAGGATCTTTATTACAACAACGGCGTGAGGTCTCCCACCGCCGAGCAGATTCAGCGCATCTCCGCCAAGCTAAGGCAGTACGGCAAGATCGAGGGCAAAAACGTCTTTTACTGGTTCCAGAATCACAAGGCCCGCGAGCGCCAGAAGAAGCGCTTCACCGCCGACATCCCAATGCACAGACCCACCTCCTCCGCCGATCACCACATTTACGGCAAATTCCCTAACATAAACCCTG GGAATTTTGCGTCTTCATCTGCTTCCTCTGCGGGTGGTAATTTGCTGAATGTTGGAGGCTATGGGTATGGATCTGTGGCCATGGAGAAAAGCTTTAGG GAATGCTCCATAACACCAAATGCAAATGTGGGAGGGCAGAATTTTGCATGGATTGGGGTTGATCCCTACTCTTCTCCCTACCCTTTTCTCGAAAGGAAAAGAAGCATCAACGACCAAACCCTAGAAACAGCTGAGGAGGATGAGGAGGAGGCGCCGGAGATCGAGACCCTCCCGCTCTTCCCTATGCACGGCGACATCAAGCAGGACTTCAACGGGTGGCACCATCGCGGCGACGATGCCATGGCCGCCGGTTCTAGGACTTCGTTGGAACTTAGCCTTAACTCCTATGCAGCCGGATTCCCTCACTAG